A region of Frederiksenia canicola DNA encodes the following proteins:
- the sstT gene encoding serine/threonine transporter SstT produces the protein MSHSLSSKLLGGNLVLRIAVGLVLGVLLALLHEEWAKDVGVLGQFFVKSLRAIAPILVFSLVLSAIANKEVGSDSRLKPILVLYLVGTFLAALTAVILSYMFPTTLELVTSPDGLSPPKGVGEVLKTVVFNLVDNPLGAITNGNFLGILAWSIGLGIALRHAAPSTKVLLSDMADAVSFVVKVVIAFAPIGVFGLVAETIATNGMDAFAGYLRLLAVLLGAMAFVAFVLNPLLVFLKLRRNPYPLTLTCLRESGVTAFFTRSSAANIPVNMGLAKRLGLKEEIYSISIPLGANINMAGAAITITVLTLAATYTQGIVPDFGTALLLSLVASVCACGASGVAGGSLLLIPLACSLFNIPNDVAAQVIGVGFIIGVIQDSAETALNSSTDVLFTAAVSMADEK, from the coding sequence ATGAGTCATTCGTTATCTTCCAAACTGTTAGGCGGCAATCTCGTGCTACGCATTGCCGTTGGTTTAGTACTCGGGGTATTGCTTGCGTTACTCCATGAAGAGTGGGCAAAAGACGTTGGTGTGCTAGGTCAATTTTTCGTTAAATCATTACGTGCTATCGCCCCCATTTTGGTTTTTTCTTTAGTGCTTTCTGCGATTGCCAATAAAGAAGTGGGCAGCGACAGCCGCTTGAAACCGATTTTAGTGTTATACCTTGTTGGCACTTTCTTAGCGGCATTAACAGCGGTTATTTTAAGCTATATGTTCCCGACCACTCTTGAATTAGTGACTAGTCCAGACGGCTTATCACCACCAAAAGGTGTGGGTGAAGTGTTGAAAACCGTGGTGTTCAACTTAGTAGATAACCCACTTGGTGCCATTACCAATGGTAATTTCTTAGGAATTTTAGCGTGGTCAATCGGTTTAGGTATTGCCTTACGCCATGCTGCACCAAGCACCAAAGTGCTACTCAGTGATATGGCAGATGCCGTTTCATTTGTAGTGAAAGTGGTGATCGCATTTGCCCCAATCGGCGTATTTGGGTTAGTGGCTGAAACTATTGCGACCAACGGTATGGACGCATTCGCAGGCTACTTGCGTTTGCTTGCGGTATTACTTGGTGCAATGGCATTTGTGGCGTTTGTGTTGAACCCGTTATTAGTGTTCTTAAAACTTCGCCGTAACCCATACCCATTGACGTTAACGTGCTTGCGTGAAAGTGGCGTAACGGCATTCTTCACTCGCAGTTCAGCGGCAAATATTCCTGTGAATATGGGGTTAGCAAAACGTTTGGGCTTAAAAGAAGAAATCTACTCCATTTCTATCCCGCTGGGTGCGAACATCAATATGGCGGGAGCCGCGATTACGATTACTGTGCTAACCCTTGCGGCAACTTACACTCAAGGTATCGTGCCTGATTTTGGGACAGCATTGTTATTAAGCCTTGTGGCATCAGTCTGTGCCTGCGGTGCATCAGGTGTTGCGGGTGGCTCATTATTGTTGATCCCACTTGCGTGTAGCCTATTTAACATTCCAAATGATGTGGCGGCTCAAGTGATTGGTGTTGGCTTCATCATCGGTGTGATTCAAGACTCTGCCGAAACCGCACTCAACTCATCAACCGACGTGTTGTTCACGGCAGCCGTCAGTATGGCAGATGAAAAATAG
- a CDS encoding diacylglycerol kinase, with amino-acid sequence MKPENRVSFHRVIRAAGFSMKGLKSAYLNEAAFRQEVWLCFFLIPFGLYLGDGSIEKILLVGSTLLVLVTELLNSAVEAVVDRIGSDYHELSGRAKDIGSAAVFMSMMIFALTWLLILFF; translated from the coding sequence ATGAAACCAGAAAATAGAGTGAGTTTTCACCGCGTTATTCGTGCTGCAGGCTTTTCAATGAAAGGCTTGAAAAGTGCTTATTTAAATGAAGCTGCATTTCGTCAAGAAGTGTGGCTTTGTTTTTTTCTGATTCCGTTCGGTTTATATCTCGGTGATGGGTCAATTGAAAAAATTTTGTTAGTTGGTTCAACACTGTTAGTGTTAGTGACCGAATTATTAAACAGTGCGGTTGAAGCTGTTGTAGATCGGATCGGATCAGACTATCACGAACTTTCTGGACGAGCTAAAGACATTGGCTCCGCGGCGGTCTTTATGTCAATGATGATCTTTGCATTGACCTGGTTGCTCATTCTGTTTTTCTAG
- a CDS encoding L,D-transpeptidase family protein, which yields MKRLLYIAGTIILLSSAIFSYFYWSSMMQISQMQIDSPTPPLVNSDDALPDVKIDRLVVFKAKRQMWAYQGEQLIKVYPIALGFNPIGHKQFEGDGKTPEGIYRINERNPNSGYHKNLGVSYPNEADKAYAASQGKSPGGLIKIHGLRNGTGAIGKMHLLKDWTHGCIAVTDEEVDELYQAVIHHAIIDIRP from the coding sequence ATGAAACGATTACTGTACATAGCCGGCACAATTATTCTGCTTTCATCGGCAATTTTTAGCTATTTTTATTGGTCAAGTATGATGCAAATCAGCCAAATGCAAATTGATAGCCCTACTCCACCGTTGGTCAACAGTGACGATGCCCTACCCGATGTCAAAATTGATCGGCTTGTTGTCTTTAAAGCAAAACGACAAATGTGGGCATATCAAGGTGAACAATTGATTAAAGTTTACCCTATTGCTCTTGGTTTCAACCCTATTGGGCACAAACAGTTTGAAGGTGATGGTAAAACACCAGAAGGCATTTATCGCATCAATGAACGCAATCCAAACAGCGGCTATCATAAAAACTTAGGTGTGTCTTACCCAAATGAAGCCGACAAAGCCTATGCGGCTTCGCAAGGGAAATCACCGGGTGGTTTAATAAAAATTCACGGTTTACGAAATGGTACTGGTGCTATTGGAAAAATGCATTTACTCAAAGACTGGACTCACGGTTGTATTGCTGTCACTGATGAGGAAGTTGATGAGCTTTACCAAGCGGTTATTCATCATGCGATAATTGATATTCGCCCCTAA
- the ushA gene encoding bifunctional UDP-sugar hydrolase/5'-nucleotidase UshA gives MRFTKTLLSVALLSATTAMASEADKTYRFTILHVNDTHGHFWKNDKGEYGFAAQKTAIDNIRQELEAKGEPVFLLHAGDFNTGVPESDMQNAKPDIEGMNMIGYDVAVLGNHEFDFPLQVLEMQEKWATFPFISANVINKKTNKPMVKPYVMLEKNGLKIAVVGLTTEDTGKLGNPDVTENVVFQDPLATAKSTLAHINTTEKPDFHIALTHMGYYFDGKHGQNAPGDVSLARSLDKGAFDLIIGGHTHDTVCIDEKGEFKVKYTPGDECKPDFQNGTWIVQAGEWGKYVGRADFELKNGEAKLLNYQLIPINLKQKIKLADGKSEYKLYQNEIAEDKAVFDHLKVYQDEGDRLLGVKVGEVKGKFEGDRKIIRFQQTNLGRLIAQSQMERVKADVAVMNSGGIRTSINEGPTTYKDLLSVQPFGNMIATVDFTGQELLDYLNVVAFKEPDSGAYPQFAGISMVVDRASKTITDVKVGGKALDLSKKYKLSVPDYCAGGGDGYPVLKKHPSYVNTGFIDAEMLKKYFEENKVLDASKYDPKDDVIFK, from the coding sequence ATGAGATTTACTAAAACTCTACTTTCCGTTGCATTACTTTCTGCAACCACCGCAATGGCATCCGAAGCGGACAAAACTTACCGCTTTACTATATTACACGTGAATGATACTCACGGCCACTTTTGGAAAAATGACAAAGGTGAATATGGTTTTGCCGCTCAAAAAACCGCTATTGATAATATTCGCCAAGAGCTTGAAGCAAAAGGCGAACCTGTATTCTTACTGCATGCTGGTGATTTCAACACTGGTGTACCAGAATCGGATATGCAAAATGCTAAACCCGATATTGAAGGGATGAATATGATCGGCTACGATGTCGCCGTACTAGGTAACCACGAATTCGACTTCCCACTACAAGTACTTGAAATGCAAGAAAAATGGGCTACCTTCCCATTTATTTCGGCTAACGTTATCAATAAAAAAACCAATAAACCTATGGTAAAACCTTACGTGATGCTAGAAAAAAATGGTCTAAAAATCGCTGTTGTAGGTTTAACTACTGAAGATACCGGTAAATTGGGTAATCCAGATGTAACCGAAAACGTTGTATTCCAAGATCCATTAGCCACTGCTAAGAGTACTCTTGCCCATATCAATACAACAGAAAAGCCTGATTTCCATATTGCATTAACGCATATGGGTTACTATTTCGACGGTAAACATGGACAAAATGCACCTGGTGATGTATCTCTTGCTCGCTCTCTAGACAAAGGTGCATTTGATTTAATTATCGGCGGACATACTCACGATACCGTTTGCATTGATGAAAAAGGTGAATTTAAGGTTAAATACACACCAGGTGATGAATGTAAACCAGATTTCCAAAATGGTACTTGGATTGTTCAGGCTGGAGAATGGGGTAAATACGTTGGGCGTGCCGATTTTGAATTAAAAAATGGTGAAGCAAAATTACTCAATTACCAACTCATTCCAATTAACCTGAAACAAAAAATCAAACTGGCTGATGGCAAATCGGAATATAAGCTCTACCAGAATGAAATAGCTGAAGATAAAGCTGTTTTTGACCACTTAAAAGTTTATCAAGACGAAGGTGATCGCTTATTAGGGGTAAAAGTGGGTGAAGTAAAAGGTAAATTTGAAGGTGATCGCAAAATTATACGCTTCCAACAAACTAATTTAGGTCGATTGATCGCCCAATCTCAAATGGAGCGTGTAAAAGCAGATGTGGCAGTAATGAATTCCGGTGGTATCCGCACTTCAATCAATGAAGGACCGACGACTTACAAAGATCTCCTAAGCGTTCAACCTTTCGGTAATATGATCGCCACTGTTGATTTCACCGGTCAAGAACTACTCGATTACTTAAATGTAGTTGCATTCAAAGAACCTGATAGCGGGGCGTATCCACAGTTTGCAGGCATCTCAATGGTAGTTGATCGTGCATCTAAAACAATCACCGATGTCAAAGTTGGTGGAAAAGCACTAGATTTAAGCAAAAAATATAAACTCTCTGTACCAGACTACTGTGCTGGTGGCGGTGACGGCTACCCAGTATTGAAAAAACACCCAAGCTATGTCAATACAGGCTTTATTGATGCCGAAATGTTGAAAAAATACTTTGAAGAAAACAAAGTGTTAGACGCATCAAAATACGACCCGAAAGATGATGTTATCTTTAAATAA
- the mltA gene encoding murein transglycosylase A, giving the protein MTWKAYTKYALLVGTMFFLASCSTTTKKQSGAYTADRAKFGAVTQGRQFVPEHIPYFATASVDAHGNIVNSSDFLKQLNHVYQYSGNLSATFANTYRKVTAWVQSGGNINDLARYGLFSRQMRGEDGFQNVLMTGYYIPVIQARLSPQGEFRHPIYAIPRGNKKYSRAEIYNGALYGKGLELAYTNSYLENFLMEVQGSGFVDLGGGNLRHFAYGDKNGYSYTSVGRLLVENGEIPKEKMSVQAIRDWANRNPHRLKGLLERNKSFVYFRHDPTLDVKGSAQVPLVALSSVASDKRIVPTGSVLLVEMPLVDQQGNWTGKHEMRLMVALDVGGAVKNQHFDLYQGIGDKAGHQAGHMKHYGRVWLLN; this is encoded by the coding sequence ATGACTTGGAAAGCATACACAAAATATGCATTGTTAGTTGGCACAATGTTCTTTCTCGCTAGCTGTTCGACCACGACAAAAAAACAAAGTGGTGCCTATACGGCGGATAGAGCAAAATTTGGAGCCGTGACTCAAGGGAGACAGTTCGTGCCTGAACATATTCCTTACTTTGCCACCGCTTCTGTTGATGCACATGGAAATATCGTCAATTCATCCGATTTTCTAAAACAGCTTAATCATGTTTATCAATATTCAGGCAATCTTTCTGCTACATTTGCAAATACTTACCGTAAAGTGACCGCTTGGGTTCAGTCAGGCGGAAATATTAACGATTTGGCACGCTACGGGTTATTCTCTCGTCAAATGCGTGGTGAAGATGGCTTCCAAAATGTCTTAATGACAGGATATTATATCCCCGTTATTCAGGCTCGCTTGTCACCACAAGGTGAATTCCGTCATCCTATTTACGCTATTCCTCGTGGCAATAAAAAATACAGTCGAGCAGAAATTTATAATGGTGCTTTATACGGAAAAGGCTTAGAACTTGCCTATACGAATTCTTATTTAGAGAATTTCTTAATGGAAGTTCAAGGTAGCGGTTTTGTTGATCTAGGCGGTGGTAATTTAAGACACTTTGCTTATGGTGATAAAAATGGCTACAGCTACACTAGTGTTGGTCGTTTATTAGTTGAAAATGGCGAAATTCCTAAAGAAAAAATGTCTGTGCAAGCTATCCGAGACTGGGCAAATCGTAATCCACACCGCTTAAAAGGACTTTTAGAACGGAATAAATCTTTTGTTTATTTCCGTCATGATCCAACACTAGATGTAAAAGGCTCTGCACAAGTTCCGCTGGTTGCACTTTCATCAGTTGCATCAGATAAACGCATTGTTCCAACAGGCAGTGTATTACTTGTGGAAATGCCATTAGTTGATCAACAAGGAAACTGGACAGGCAAACACGAAATGCGTTTGATGGTTGCTCTCGATGTGGGTGGTGCTGTTAAGAACCAACACTTCGATTTATACCAAGGCATTGGCGATAAAGCTGGCCACCAAGCTGGGCATATGAAACATTATGGGCGAGTTTGGCTATTAAATTAA
- a CDS encoding ABC transporter ATP-binding protein has translation MISIENVSLPYGLKNVSCHIPQGKLVGIMGANGAGKSTLLKVIAGILPATSGQIWLENCKLSQLSPKEKSQKLAYLAQSTAIHWDLTAYDVIALGLPQPLPSCQEQQKVRSVSDKFSISHLLSKPFQQLSGGEKTRVQLARCCIKHPPILLADEPIASLDPYYQIDIMEQIKSLTPKQTCVVVIHHLSLAYRFCDEIILLKAGEIIASGETQKVLTKRNLADGFGIQVDIDESKRDIFSIEKLPS, from the coding sequence ATGATTAGCATCGAAAATGTGAGTTTGCCCTACGGTTTAAAAAACGTGAGTTGCCATATTCCACAAGGAAAACTGGTAGGCATTATGGGAGCGAATGGTGCAGGAAAATCGACCTTACTCAAAGTGATAGCAGGGATTTTGCCCGCAACAAGCGGTCAGATTTGGCTAGAAAATTGCAAATTGAGTCAGCTTTCACCTAAGGAAAAAAGTCAGAAACTTGCCTACCTCGCCCAAAGCACGGCAATTCATTGGGATTTAACCGCTTATGATGTCATCGCTCTTGGCTTGCCACAGCCATTGCCAAGCTGCCAAGAGCAGCAAAAAGTGCGGTCAGTGTCAGACAAGTTTTCTATTTCGCATTTGCTGAGCAAACCATTCCAACAGCTTTCTGGTGGCGAAAAAACACGGGTGCAGCTCGCCCGTTGTTGTATTAAACATCCGCCAATTTTGCTCGCCGATGAACCGATTGCCTCTCTCGATCCTTACTACCAAATCGACATTATGGAGCAGATCAAATCTCTCACACCTAAGCAAACCTGTGTGGTTGTAATCCATCACTTATCTTTAGCATATCGTTTTTGCGATGAGATAATTTTACTGAAAGCAGGCGAGATCATTGCCAGTGGGGAAACACAAAAGGTTTTGACAAAACGAAATCTTGCAGATGGATTTGGGATTCAGGTAGATATTGATGAAAGTAAACGTGATATTTTTTCGATTGAAAAACTACCAAGTTAG
- a CDS encoding FecCD family ABC transporter permease gives MKKINQLNLILTAILMTLIALACSYQLGDFSALRNADGVLTDMRSLVLVDIRLPRFLLAVLTGASLALAGNVMQGVFQNPLASPGLLGAANGATTASVFMLYYFSVPFSLLLFGGVAGALASFLLVYLIAKNYGSTMMILAGVAVNMLLGSTIALLLSNAKSPWALAELYRWLQGSLVWAKFDNLLISLLIVLLGVFCIYRQRRYVDLLTFGEETASTMGIDPKRSFFITTLGVALLVGATIPQTGTIGFIGLIAPHFARILLKKRPSQLYLTSSLIGALLLLIADLAIQYLPFFSHIYIGTLTAIIGAPVLIWILLTQQRRLYD, from the coding sequence ATGAAGAAAATCAATCAATTAAACCTGATTTTGACTGCAATATTGATGACACTCATCGCCCTTGCGTGCAGCTATCAGCTCGGCGATTTTTCTGCCCTTCGCAATGCGGATGGGGTATTAACAGATATGCGTTCCTTGGTGCTGGTGGATATTCGCCTACCGCGTTTTTTGCTGGCAGTGCTGACAGGAGCGAGTTTGGCGTTGGCAGGCAATGTGATGCAAGGCGTCTTTCAAAATCCACTTGCAAGCCCAGGGTTACTTGGTGCAGCGAATGGGGCGACCACGGCAAGTGTATTTATGTTGTACTATTTTTCCGTGCCGTTTTCGCTACTGTTATTTGGCGGAGTGGCTGGGGCATTGGCGAGCTTTTTGTTGGTCTATCTGATCGCCAAAAATTACGGCAGTACGATGATGATTTTAGCAGGCGTGGCGGTCAATATGTTGCTAGGTTCGACAATTGCGTTGTTGCTCTCCAACGCCAAAAGCCCTTGGGCGTTAGCGGAACTTTATCGCTGGTTGCAAGGCTCTTTAGTGTGGGCGAAATTCGATAACTTATTGATTTCATTGTTGATTGTGTTGCTTGGGGTATTCTGCATTTACCGACAACGGCGTTATGTGGATCTACTTACCTTTGGTGAAGAAACGGCTAGCACGATGGGGATTGACCCTAAACGTAGCTTCTTTATCACCACCTTGGGCGTGGCGTTATTGGTGGGAGCAACTATTCCGCAGACGGGCACTATCGGTTTTATCGGCTTAATTGCCCCACACTTTGCTCGCATTTTGCTGAAAAAACGCCCATCGCAGCTCTATCTGACCAGCAGTTTGATCGGGGCATTGTTGTTGCTAATTGCGGATCTTGCCATTCAATATCTGCCATTTTTCTCGCATATTTATATTGGCACGCTAACAGCGATTATTGGAGCTCCAGTATTGATTTGGATTTTGCTTACGCAGCAACGGAGACTTTATGATTAG
- a CDS encoding ABC transporter substrate-binding protein, whose protein sequence is MRKTLQLCTTLLLSIGTAYAETEQFISLNLCSDRLLIELARPEQIAAQSPYSNNPLMMLDKINADKPMVEPQLNQLLPYLDKTVLINPLFYPQLVEKLQQLGVKVVSIRDPQTPEELFALITQIGKLTDNEAQANQLISELNLQYFSLNRPLAETLILSDTGVLDGNSQPFHTLLQLAGLEPMKSTLTPQNFSLEKLLLSQPNQLVIFSDKQGYNEQAELLRHPILQKIFQNRPLVQLPLKYSYCFDHGLWQGAENIRQQIK, encoded by the coding sequence ATGCGTAAAACTCTCCAACTTTGTACCACACTTTTGCTTTCGATCGGCACGGCTTACGCTGAAACCGAGCAATTTATCTCGCTCAATTTGTGTAGCGACCGCTTGCTGATCGAACTTGCTCGCCCTGAACAAATTGCGGCACAGTCGCCTTATTCCAACAATCCGCTGATGATGTTGGATAAAATCAATGCTGACAAACCTATGGTTGAGCCTCAACTCAATCAGCTTTTGCCTTATTTGGATAAAACAGTGTTGATCAATCCGCTTTTTTATCCGCAGTTGGTAGAAAAATTGCAACAGTTAGGCGTGAAAGTGGTGTCGATTCGGGATCCACAAACGCCTGAAGAATTGTTCGCTTTGATAACACAGATCGGCAAGCTGACGGACAATGAAGCTCAAGCTAATCAGTTGATTTCTGAGTTAAATTTGCAATATTTTTCGCTAAACCGACCGCTTGCAGAAACCTTGATTTTGTCCGACACGGGCGTGCTAGACGGCAATAGCCAGCCTTTCCACACCTTGCTACAATTGGCTGGACTTGAACCGATGAAAAGCACACTCACACCGCAGAATTTTTCTCTTGAAAAATTGCTGCTAAGCCAGCCCAATCAGCTTGTGATATTCAGCGATAAGCAAGGCTACAACGAACAGGCAGAGTTGCTACGCCACCCGATTTTGCAAAAAATCTTCCAAAACCGACCGCTTGTTCAGCTTCCGTTAAAGTATAGTTATTGCTTCGACCACGGCTTGTGGCAAGGTGCAGAGAATATTCGACAACAGATAAAATGA
- a CDS encoding TonB-dependent receptor plug domain-containing protein, translated as MKKNLITTSLLLALPNVVFAETAKLSPINVYSAYATPVNQDKTASSVTVLTEKDFAARNATYVSDVLKTVPGVAMGANGGRGALTSLFLRGANSNQTAIIIDGVKMQPVSNLGFDFGGLVLSNVERIEVLRGEQSALWGSDAMGGVVYITTKSGLYKDKPFNVDFDLGTGSHGTYDSSATISGYHNGFYYALHGDSHRTRGISALSSDKFHYTSTMGTAFSTGGAVERDKFHRDNASLRLGYDDNNKGVEILATHSSQSAHYDETYDRSETFYDDYARMRETLFKLSGYLGNDEQLVKQKVVVSQIKTDSDTFTTQNIYDPTTYVKTGTIPRHNAYDAKKQNANYQLDLNFDREGDVTQSVSFLGEYQRANYASTEYASEKKLTEKSIAMEYRLFTEQDHSLSLSGRFTDNSQYQNAFTGRIAGAYRLLPNLKAHASVAQAIQNPTLTDYYGYYGSYKANPDLKPAKSLGGDVGLLLETTNKAHSLDVTYFARNVKDFISNNSTYTQSINLAGTSKIKGMEVAYNGKLTDDVTTYANYTFTRAKDSKGVELARRPKHSANVGLGYQITEQLGSNLSLSYVGKRIDTYPHRTKMPSYTLVNIGVNYQLNKNVNIYANLNNLFNKKYENVLGYGQDGRNVYVGLKGSF; from the coding sequence ATGAAAAAAAACTTAATCACAACATCACTGTTACTCGCTTTACCAAATGTCGTTTTTGCTGAAACCGCAAAGTTATCACCAATCAACGTTTATTCTGCTTATGCAACCCCTGTCAATCAAGATAAAACCGCTTCGTCAGTTACCGTGTTGACCGAAAAAGATTTCGCAGCTCGCAATGCGACTTATGTGAGCGATGTATTAAAAACGGTACCTGGGGTGGCAATGGGAGCAAATGGTGGACGTGGTGCATTGACTAGCCTCTTTTTACGTGGTGCGAATTCAAATCAAACAGCGATTATTATTGATGGCGTTAAAATGCAGCCTGTTTCAAATTTAGGTTTTGATTTTGGAGGATTAGTATTAAGTAATGTAGAACGCATTGAAGTGCTACGTGGTGAGCAATCTGCCTTATGGGGTAGTGATGCGATGGGAGGTGTCGTTTATATCACGACTAAAAGTGGCTTATACAAAGACAAACCATTTAATGTTGATTTTGACTTAGGCACGGGTTCGCACGGTACTTATGATAGCTCTGCCACTATTTCTGGCTATCACAATGGCTTTTATTATGCCTTACACGGCGATAGCCACCGTACTCGTGGTATTTCTGCGTTAAGCTCCGATAAGTTTCACTATACTTCGACAATGGGTACTGCATTTTCTACTGGTGGTGCAGTTGAAAGAGATAAATTCCATCGAGATAATGCATCATTACGTCTAGGTTATGATGATAATAATAAAGGCGTTGAGATTTTAGCAACGCATTCATCTCAATCAGCACATTACGATGAAACTTACGATCGGAGCGAAACTTTCTATGATGATTACGCTCGCATGCGTGAGACTCTATTCAAATTAAGCGGTTATTTAGGCAACGATGAACAATTAGTGAAGCAAAAAGTTGTCGTGAGCCAAATCAAAACAGATAGCGATACATTCACCACACAAAATATTTATGATCCAACAACTTATGTGAAAACAGGCACTATTCCAAGACATAATGCTTATGATGCGAAAAAACAAAATGCGAATTATCAGTTAGATCTCAATTTTGATCGTGAAGGGGATGTAACACAATCAGTCAGTTTTTTAGGCGAATACCAACGTGCGAATTATGCATCCACTGAGTATGCGTCAGAGAAAAAATTAACTGAAAAAAGTATTGCAATGGAATATCGTTTGTTCACTGAACAAGATCATAGTTTATCCTTAAGCGGACGATTCACCGATAACTCCCAATATCAAAATGCGTTTACAGGACGTATTGCTGGGGCTTATCGTTTATTGCCAAATTTAAAAGCTCACGCAAGTGTTGCTCAAGCAATCCAAAACCCGACACTGACAGATTACTATGGCTACTATGGTTCTTATAAAGCTAATCCTGATTTAAAACCAGCGAAAAGTTTAGGGGGAGATGTAGGATTATTGCTTGAAACCACAAATAAAGCCCACAGCCTTGATGTCACTTATTTTGCTCGCAATGTAAAAGATTTTATTAGCAATAATTCGACTTATACTCAGTCCATAAACCTTGCTGGCACGAGCAAAATTAAAGGGATGGAAGTTGCTTATAATGGAAAACTCACTGATGATGTGACGACTTATGCAAATTACACCTTTACTCGAGCGAAGGACAGCAAAGGTGTGGAATTGGCTCGCCGTCCTAAACACTCTGCGAATGTTGGCTTGGGATATCAAATTACCGAGCAGCTAGGTTCCAATCTGAGCCTATCCTATGTGGGTAAACGCATTGATACCTATCCACACAGAACCAAAATGCCTTCATACACTTTGGTGAATATAGGTGTAAATTATCAGCTCAACAAAAATGTAAATATCTATGCGAATTTGAACAACCTGTTCAACAAAAAATATGAAAACGTGCTTGGCTATGGTCAAGATGGTCGTAATGTTTACGTTGGCTTAAAAGGGTCGTTCTAA